CCGGCCGATTCCGCCGAACTGCCTTCCAGAGCCTTCCTTTGCGCACGGGTGAGTCGCAGGCCCGCTACCGCCGCGCCGCGTTGGAATCCCGCCTCCCAGACGGCCGTGCTGTCGACCAACAGGCCGTCAAGGTCAAAAACGACGCCTTCCAACCGCAGGGACCTCAAAGCGCTCCCTCGGCTGAGCTGAACGACGTTAGGACCAGTTGCTCGGTGTACGGATGCTTGGGGCTGCTCAAGACCTCCGCCGTGCGTCCCGCCTCCACGATCTGGCCCTGGCGCATCACCACCACCTCCTCGGTTACGTGCCGAATCACTGCCAGGTCGTGGGAAATCAACACCAAACCCAGGTGACGCTCCTGGCTCAGCGCGGCCAGGAGATTGATGATCTGCGCCTGTACGGAGATGTCAAGTGACGAGGTGGGCTCATCCGCCACTATCAAAGCCGGGCCGGCGGCGAGCGCCCGAGCTATGGCAACTCGTTGGCATTGCCCGCCTGAAAGCTTTCCAGGCCGCCGCCGCGCGGCGGTTGCGCTGACCCCCACCGCCTGGAGCAGTTCATCCGCCACGGCCCCGGCTTCCCGCAG
Above is a window of Bifidobacteriaceae bacterium DNA encoding:
- a CDS encoding ATP-binding cassette domain-containing protein, which produces MSGQAVTVKAEDLDFRFGNHQVLRSVSLTATRTSRLGVVGESGSGKTTLGRLLVGALPSSHVTVNGRPWSVIGRRSPLRKGVQMIHQDPYAALNAHLSARSAVREAAHVTQGLTLREAGAVADELLQAVGVSATAARRRPGKLSGGQCQRVAIARALAAGPALIVADEPTSSLDISVQAQIINLLAALSQERHLGLVLISHDLAVIRHVTEEVVVMRQGQIVEAGRTAEVLSSPKHPYTEQLVLTSFSSAEGAL